In Bifidobacterium scardovii JCM 12489 = DSM 13734, the genomic stretch GGCGGGACATGTTGGCGATGTTGGCGAGCGTCGTGACGCGCGGGTGCTGGCCGGTCTGCACGGCGTACTGCTCGGCGGGCAGGCCGAAGGCGTCGTAGCCCATCGCGTGCAGCACGTTCTCGCCCTTCATGCGGTGGTAGCGCGAGACCACATCGGTGGCGAGGTAGCCGAGCGGGTGGCCTACGTGCAGGCCCTTGCCGGACGGGTAGGGGAACATGTCCATGGCGAAGTAGGAGGGGCGTCCCTCGGCGTTGCGGCCCTTGCCGTCCTTCAGGTCGCCGTTGACGTTGGCGGCCCAGAAGGTGCCCTCGTCATCCCACTTCTTCTGCCATTTGGTTTCGATGTCCTGCGCGAGCGTCGCGTTGTAGCGGAACGCCGGCTCGCCGGGAGCCTCTGCCGGTTCCGCGGCGGTGTTCTTCTCATTAGCCATACGGTGAATTATTGCCATGCAACTGGACACGCGCATCGCCGTTTGCACATTGTGGACGGAGCGCGGGCGGCGGGGCTAGCGCACATCCACGTCGCCGGCGTCCGGGGCGCTCCCCGCGCGGTAGCCGAGCGGGGCGAGATCGGCGTCGAGGGCGCGCCGCCACGATCCGTCGCGGATCATGTCGCGCAGCGCGGCGGCGATCTTGTCGGCCAGCGCGGTGCGGCCGCGGGCCACGGCGATGCCGTAGCCGAGATCGTCGCCGTCTTCGGCGACCACGCGGTAATGGCCCCGTCTGGTGTCGGACAGGCCCCGCAGCACCGCGTCGTCGCCGGCGATCGCATCGGCCGAGCCGACCATCAGCGCGGTCATGCATTGGGCGTAGCTGTCGTAGGCGACCGTCGGCGTGCGCGCGTCCCGTTCGGCCAGGTCCTTGGCCGCGGTGCCGTTGACCACGCATGTCGTCGCGCGTCCCGTGCCCGACGCGGTGTCCGACGGGTCGCCGGACGACCCGCCCGCTGCCGAGTCCGGCGCCGAGTCCGGGCCATCCGACGCTGGCTCGTCGTCGCGCGTCAGCGAGGCCGGCCGCACCGTCAGGTACGGCCCGGCGAAGGTCACGTCCTTGGCGTGCTCGGCGCTCATCGTGTAGCCGGCGACCACCATGTCGGCGTCGCCGCTGGCCAGCGCCTCGGCCCGGTCCCGCGGTTGCACCGGGGCGAAGATGATCTGCTTGCGCGCGTAGCCGAGCGCCTTGGCCACGTAGGTGGCCAAGGCGATGTCGAATCCCGCGTAGGTGCCGTCGTGCAGGTATCCCAGCCCGGGCAGGTCCGCCGCCACGGCGATGGTGATCGTCGGTCCCTGCGGCTGGCCGCCGACGGACGGCGCGGAATCGGCGGCGCCGGATGACGGGGTTCCGCACGCGCCGGGCAGCGTCGCCATCGCCAGCGCCGCGAGCATGGCGGCGCCGCGCCGCGCTGCCCGCGCCGTTCGCGCCCGCCGCGCCGCCACCGCCGCACCGCATTCCACGGACGCCACGCTCACTTGAACATGCGCGAACGGGTCAGGAACCAGGTGACCACGCCGGACAGCACGACCGAGATGACGACGACCGCGATGAAGCCCCACGGCTTGTCGCTCAGGGGCATGCCGAGCATGCCGCCCTGGAAGTTCATGCCGTACATCGAGAAGATCAGGGTCGGCACCGACAGCGTGATCGAGATGATGGTGAAGATGCGCATCACGTTGTTCAGGTTGTTGGACACGATCGAGGCGAAGGCGTCGGTCATGTTCGCGAGAACGCCGCTGTAGATGTTCGCCATCTCGATGGCCTGCTTGTTTTCGGTGATGACGTCGTCGAGCAGGTCCTCGTCGTCGGGATACTGCTTGATGCGGCTCAGCGTGGTGAGCTTTTCCATCACGATCTCGTTCGATTTGAGCGAGGTGGTGAAGTAGACCAAGGTCTTGCTCAGTTCGAGCAGCATCACGATCTCGCGGTTCTGCATCGAGTGGCGCAGCTTCAATTCGAGCTTGTCGCTTTCTCGGTCGATGATGCGCAGGTAGCGCAGGTACATGGTCGCGTTGCGGTACAGGATCTGCAGGATGAAGCGCGAGCGCATGAAGGTGTTGAACCCGCGGATCGTGCCTTCCATGAACGGGTGGAGCACCGGGGTGTCCTGCATGCACACGGTGATGATCATCGTCTCGGTGACGATGATCGACAACGGGATCGTCTCGTACCAGTCGCGTCCGCCGCGCTCCTCGACGGTCGGGATGTCGACGATGACCATCGTGTAGTCGTCCTCGACGTCGACGCGCGATCGTTCCTCGTCATCCAGCGGGGCGCGCAGGTCGGCCAGATCGATGCCGGTC encodes the following:
- a CDS encoding transporter substrate-binding domain-containing protein, with amino-acid sequence MLAALAMATLPGACGTPSSGAADSAPSVGGQPQGPTITIAVAADLPGLGYLHDGTYAGFDIALATYVAKALGYARKQIIFAPVQPRDRAEALASGDADMVVAGYTMSAEHAKDVTFAGPYLTVRPASLTRDDEPASDGPDSAPDSAAGGSSGDPSDTASGTGRATTCVVNGTAAKDLAERDARTPTVAYDSYAQCMTALMVGSADAIAGDDAVLRGLSDTRRGHYRVVAEDGDDLGYGIAVARGRTALADKIAAALRDMIRDGSWRRALDADLAPLGYRAGSAPDAGDVDVR
- a CDS encoding magnesium transporter CorA family protein; the encoded protein is MLRMFSTINGQVEQIQKPENGSWISLSEPTDVELATVAQETGIDLADLRAPLDDEERSRVDVEDDYTMVIVDIPTVEERGGRDWYETIPLSIIVTETMIITVCMQDTPVLHPFMEGTIRGFNTFMRSRFILQILYRNATMYLRYLRIIDRESDKLELKLRHSMQNREIVMLLELSKTLVYFTTSLKSNEIVMEKLTTLSRIKQYPDDEDLLDDVITENKQAIEMANIYSGVLANMTDAFASIVSNNLNNVMRIFTIISITLSVPTLIFSMYGMNFQGGMLGMPLSDKPWGFIAVVVISVVLSGVVTWFLTRSRMFK